A genome region from Hevea brasiliensis isolate MT/VB/25A 57/8 chromosome 7, ASM3005281v1, whole genome shotgun sequence includes the following:
- the LOC110663226 gene encoding pentatricopeptide repeat-containing protein At5g48730, chloroplastic, translated as MTALSGSANPYPNTLHRHRLTSPKPVHGISVPVSVSIPETEPLSIPSPSNNDAALAVTQRGQRRRAIDWEKVKKREAKEKKEEVNRKIASRKAISVILRRDATKATIEKKRGPTNSKKLLPTTVLEALHDRITALRWESALKVFELLQEQLWYRPNSGMYIKLIVTLGKCKQPEKAYELFQAMIREGCVVNHESYTALLSAYGRSGLFDKAFTLLEEMKNNPDCQPDVHTYSILIKSCLQVFAFDKAQMLLSDMESLGVRPSTITYNTLIDAYGKAKMFAEMEATLVKMLSEKNCEPDVWTMNSTIRAFGSSGQIEMMEKCYEKLQSAGIEPTIMTFNILLDSYGKAGDYKKMSAVMEYMQAYHYSWTIVTYNVVIDAFGRAGDLRRMGYLFQLMQSERIKPSCVTLCSLVRAYGQAGKPEKIGGVLRFIENSDIKLDTVFFNCLADAYGRMGYFVEMKGVLKLMEQKGCKPDKITCRTMIKAYSSKGMTKHVKELQDLARSVERSEFRRKKPDF; from the exons ATGACCGCACTCTCCGGCTCCGCAAATCCTTACCCCAATACATTGCACCGGCATCGACTGACGAGCCCAAAGCCTGTGCATGGCATATCGGTACCCGTTTCCGTATCCATACCCGAAACAGAACCACTCTCTATTCCTTCTCCTTCAAACAATGATGCGGCGCTAGCTGTGACACAGAGAGGCCAAAGAAGACGGGCAATAGACTGGGAAAAGGTGAAGAAGAGAGAGGCGAAAGAGAAAAAAGAGGAAGTGAACCGGAAAATTGCGTCGAGGAAGGCGATTTCTGTGATTCTTCGAAGAGATGCAACAAAAGCTACCATTGAGAAAAAGAGAGGTCCTACCAATTCAAAGAAATTGCTTCCAACGACTGTCCTCGAAGCTCTTCACGACAGAATCACCGCTTTGCGCTGGGAGTCTGCTCTTAAG GTTTTCGAGCTGCTACAAGAGCAGCTATGGTACAGGCCCAATTCTGGTATGTATATCAAACTCATTGTCACGCTTGGAAAGTGTAAGCAACCTGAGAAGGCTTATGAGCTCTTTCAAGCTATGATTAGAGAAGGATGTGTTGTGAACCATGAATCCTATACGGCTTTGTTGTCTGCCTATGGCAGGAGCGGTCTCTTTGACAAAGCATTTACTCTACTGGAGGAAATGAAAAACAATCCTGATTGCCAGCCTGATGTTCACACTTATTCAATCCTCATAAAGTCATGCCTCCAAGTTTTTGCTTTCGACAAAGCACAGATGCTACTTTCTGATATGGAATCTCTGGGAGTCAGACCCAGCACAATCACATATAACACACTCATTGATGCATATGGCAAAGCAAAAAT GTTTGCAGAGATGGAAGCAACATTAGTGAAGATGCTTAGTGAGAAAAATTGTGAACCTGATGTTTGGACCATGAACTCCACGATCAGAGCCTTTGGCAGCAGTGGGCAAATTGAAATGATGGAAAAGTGTTATGAGAAGTTACAGAGTGCAGGGATTGAACCCACTATCATGACTTTTAACATTCTCCTGGATTCCTATGGAAAAGCTGGAGATTATAAGAAAATGAGTGCAGTGATGGAATACATGCAGGCATACCATTATTCGTGGACAATTGTAACCTACAATGTGGTGATTGATGCATTTGGGCGGGCTGGGGATTTGAGACGAATGGGGTATTTGTTTCAGTTAATGCAGTCAGAGAGGATCAAACCAAGCTGTGTTACACTATGCTCTCTTGTGAGAGCTTACGGGCAAGCTGGGAAACCTGAAAAAATTGGAGGGGTCTTGCGATTTATTGAGAATTCAGATATAAAATTAGATACTGTGTTTTTCAATTGTTTGGCGGATGCTTATGGGAGAATGGGATACTTTGTCGAGATGAAAGGTGTGCTCAAGCTGATGGAGCAGAAAGGATGTAAACCTGATAAAATCACTTGCAGAACCATGATTAAAGCTTATTCAAGCAAAGGGATGACTAAGCATGTGAAGGAACTCCAAGATCTTGCAAGGTCAGTTGAAAGGTCTGAATTTCGGAGGAAGAAGCCTGATTTTTAA
- the LOC110663227 gene encoding uncharacterized protein LOC110663227, producing MSRGNQRERDRERAQARAGHKPKNSKDDGLTPEQRRDRDAKALQEKAARKAAQAAVGGNNAGGGGKNNKK from the exons ATGAGCC GTGGTAACCAGAGAGAGCGAGACCGGGAAAGGGCCCAAGCTAGGGCTGGCCACAAGCCTAAGAATTCCAAAGACGATGGATTGACCCCTGAACAACGCCGTGACAG GGACGCAAAGGCTCTGCAGGAGAAGGCTGCGAGGAAAGCTGCCCAGGCTGCTGTGGGAGGAAACAACGCTGGCGGTGGAGGTAAAAACAATAAGAAGTGA
- the LOC110663228 gene encoding 40S ribosomal protein S7, with protein MYTTKQKIHKDKDAEPTEFEESVAQAFFDLENTNQELKSDMKDLYINSATQIDVAGNRKAVVIHVPFRLRKAYRKIHVRLVRELEKKFSGKDVILIATRRILRPPKKGSAVQRPRSRTLTAVHEAMLEDIVLPAEIVGKRTRYRIDGSKIMKVFLDPKERNNTEYKLDTFAAVYRKLSGKDVVFEFPVTEA; from the exons ATGTATACTACAAAGCAGAAGATTCACAAGGATAAGGATGCTGAACCCACTGAATTTGAGGAGTCTGTCGCACAG GCTTTCTTTGATCTGGAAAATACCAACCAGGAGCTGAAAAGTGACATGAAGGATCTCTACATAAATTCAGCGAC CCAAATTGATGTTGCTGGGAACCGGAAGGCTGTTGTCATCCATGTTCCTTTCAGATTGAGGAAAGCTTACAGAAAGATTCATGTTAGGCTTGTGAGAGAACTTGAGAAGAAGTTCAGTGGGAAG GATGTAATCCTGATTGCTACTAGGAGGATATTAAGGCCTCCAAAGAAAGGTTCAGCTGTTCAAAGGCCTCGCAGCCGCACGCTTACTGCTGTGCACGAGGCAATGCTGGAGGATATTGTACTGCCTGCTGAAATTGTTGGGAAGCGCACCAGATACCGAATTGATGGGTCTAAGATAATGAAG GTTTTCTTGGACCCAAAGGAGCGAAATAACACAGAATACAAGTTAGATACTTTTGCTGCTGTTTACCGAAAGCTTTCAGGCAAAGACGTTGTGTTTGAGTTTCCAGTAACCGAGGCATAA